One region of Salvia miltiorrhiza cultivar Shanhuang (shh) chromosome 3, IMPLAD_Smil_shh, whole genome shotgun sequence genomic DNA includes:
- the LOC131018474 gene encoding uncharacterized protein LOC131018474, whose product MGEEVWREVRRRGEVRNGADGMVKKQLNQKTQRFSKLWKARDENEAQKVTFFFNNIPEECSFDFLRRKFGSVREPTDIFCPRKRDKKGKPFGFVRFEDVEDRDGLLEQLNKLWIGSYKIRVFKPRFEREVKIQGSKGKGFKADAGRKTEKTKVVHAAKRMMGVSFKEVLTGSKEGESGPSDLLQFKTSDEETRWLDGAFTGFIKDEFLWEEINEEINSEIAGKLKVTTMGGNLVLIRSVCDAPTEKVLTEMDEWSEFWFQWKRKWNVVDVFQQRVVWTRWVGIPLHAWNHRFFELATAKFGRVLKIHEKTKEKEKLDVALIQISTGLRSIDQVTECCINGARFTFRIEEIHENPFSSMLGETEFEDSGSDAGWTSGEESMDPAAATIGDQNESGERDDDVSVLQEINVSSHSIHADKFVEETNYEGTLLGGSKMLLNLVGAEGESQSLVKDGQMDCHAFQSPN is encoded by the coding sequence ATGGGAGAGGAGGTCTGGAGGGAGGTGAGGAGACGAGGGGAAGTGAGGAACGGAGCCGATGGGATGGTGAAGAAGCAGCTGAACCAAAAGACTCAAAGGTTTTCGAAACTTTGGAAAGCAAGAGACGAGAATGAAGCACAAAAAGTTACATTCTTTTTCAACAACATTCCAGAAGAATGTAGCTTTGATTTTTTGAGGAGAAAGTTCGGTTCCGTGCGAGAACCGACAGACATCTTTTGTCCAAGAAAGAGAGACAAAAAAGGGAAgcctttcggttttgttcgcttCGAAGACGTTGAAGATAGGGACGGTTTGCTGGAACAACTTAATAAGTTGTGGATTGGGAGCTATAAAATTAGGGTGTTCAAACCGAGATTCGAGAGAGAAGTGAAGATCCAAGGAAGTAAAGGGAAGGGATTCAAAGCTGACGCAGGTAGAAAGACGGAAAAAACAAAGGTCGTGCATGCCGCAAAAAGGATGATGGGGGTTTCTTTTAAGGAGGTGCTCACTGGATCCAAAGAAGGGGAGTCAGGACCTTCGGATTTGCTTCAGTTCAAAACTTCGGATGAGGAAACACGATGGCTAGATGGAGCCTTCACGGGTTTCATCAAAGATGAGTTCTTGTGGGAAGAGATTAATGAAGAAATCAATAGCGAAATTGCTGGGAAACTGAAGGTGACGACGATGGGAGGAAATTTGGTGTTGATACGTAGTGTCTGTGACGCGCCAACAGAAAAAGTTTTAACGGAGATGGATGAATGGAGTGAGTTCTGGTTTCAAtggaagaggaaatggaacGTTGTGGATGTGTTTCAACAACGAGTGGTGTGGACGAGGTGGGTCGGGATTCCACTACATGCATGGAATCATCGTTTCTTTGAGTTGGCAACTGCAAAGTTCGGTCGGGTATTGAAGATACATGAGAAgacgaaagaaaaagaaaaactggATGTTGCTTTGATTCAAATCTCCACGGGCCTTAGATCCATTGATCAAGTGACGGAGTGTTGTATTAATGGAGCAAGGTTCACGTTTCGCATTGAGGAAATTCACGAGAATCCTTTCTCTTCCATGCTCGGAGAGACGGAGTTCGAGGATTCGGGATCGGATGCAGGATGGACGAGCGGGGAGGAGTCCATGGATCCGGCAGCTGCAACCATCGGAGATCAGAACGAGAGCGGTGAAAGGGATGATGATGTTTCGGTTCTCCAAGAAATCAACGTTTCGTCTCATTCGATCCATGCAGACAAGTTTGTCGAGGAAACCAATTATGAGGGGACGTTGTTAGGAGGATCGAAAATGCTTTTAAATTTGGTTGGGGCCGAAGGTGAGAGTCAGTCACTCGTTAAGGATGGGCAGATGGACTGCCACGCTTTTCAAAGTCCAAACTAG